In Trichoderma breve strain T069 chromosome 4, whole genome shotgun sequence, the following proteins share a genomic window:
- a CDS encoding ankyrin repeats (3 copies) domain-containing protein codes for MLSTHQPRVVVPKEESVQQFDFFEALSLTPQKEPFTIGTDELLSGPVTVFHPIDPITPKSPPPLATPVPKAASTTDIETPSNSNSKPQATIKKPTKMSRQASKALVKCSELCHVVAANGDRTSVRMLEYLTTVKQLSTNFDRLAHLFLDTCQILFSIEAGLAECGRSTPELPPDVVVELDKKLRVAQSDFNILDQMLSKLLEYERKGTMGKMRRGWGKIFGDTDVDKMTSVLERTKEGLRMSALLFQWTLGTEKIERGMGIGFTGLAAALDRLDDNSGRVKVKASEPDLSRHRPSPLNHGMLAVDGQHQQMLASSAAWSERSSSRRPDSSLGNKPFPASRGPSDDILHHYSMTTPSSIISERANSAIAPAFDRASTIGDASSHTGNSESDALLEELAGMELGKSKTPVRLKVDPFTMPRWTPRSTGGSDAENLRGSIISAVRGKNHKLIEQLLDRGVSPHAALTEAVNLHDSESVRLLLLFGASPNESDVDGITPLYAAVQKMFFSGAITLLKYGADPNLLAGPELESPLASAITTNKVSLSHLMLMYGGDLSQGTPDGNTLLIASINKKTPKRMIDILLHYGVDPNEKNREGKTALFDAINAGRVDIVGSLLSHGADPNLPGPKHMLWPAAHQTPCLQLLLSHGADYKKCPGIMELATSLNNIEAVRVLLKAGVDPNAKKDGVYTPLCTSIRDNRMDIFQLLLSNGADPNVNASEYPTFKCVTHNRVHLLPALVAAGADLHSPKGIMETAVSSNNMEALSWLLDQGLDPNERSPKGYSPLTTAIRETRMEMIEVLLARGADPNKRGQDWPVCMAVRSPPILRRILSVLAEPRAYKGVLEMAVAANQIESVKLLIAAGVSVEDKNGGVFSPLTTAIREDMKEMVEFLITDGHADLNAPGEHLPVVKAVRRCRGDDTEILEMLLNKGANPNKVYRGWNAFMQAVENGDMRILKLLSSKFSVDLEARDDQGRNVIDIASSRGWEEAVNILLEGNFRL; via the coding sequence ATGCTTTCAACTCATCAACCAAGAGTTGTTGTGCCTAAAGAAGAGTCTGTCCAACAGTTTGACTTTTTCGAGGCTCTTTCTCTCACTCCCCAGAAAGAGCCATTTACAATAGGCACTGACGAGCTCCTCTCCGGGCCTGTTACTGTTTTCCACCCGATCGATCCGATCACACCAAAATCTCCTCCGCCTTTGGCCACACCGGTTCCCAAAGCCGCAAGCACCACTGATATTGAAACCCCTTCAAATTCAAATTCAAAACCGCAGGCGACCATCAAAAAACCTACGAAAATGTCGCGCCAGGCGTCCAAAGCCCTCGTCAAATGCAGCGAGCTCTGTCATGTCGTTGCTGCCAACGGAGATCGCACCTCCGTTCGCATGCTCGAATATCTGACGACAGTCAAGCAACTCTCAACAAACTTCGATCGTTTAGCGCACTTGTTCCTTGATACCTGCCAGATTCTGTTTTCCATTGAAGCTGGCCTCGCAGAATGTGGACGCTCAACTCCCGAACTACCACCCGATGTTGTTGTCGAACTGGATAAGAAGCTCCGGGTTGCCCAGTCAGACTTCAATATCTTGGATCAGATGCTCAGCAAGCTCCTGGAATATGAGCGCAAGGGCACTATGGGAAAAATGAGACGCGGATGGGGCAAAATATTCGGAGACACAGATGTCGACAAAATGACGTCGGTTCTCGAACGCACAAAAGAAGGCCTGAGAATGAGCGCGCTGCTATTCCAGTGGACCTTGGGTACCGAAAAGATCGAACGTGGTATGGGTATTGGTTTCACTGGACTGGCTGCGGCATTGGACAGGCTTGACGACAATTCCGGTCGCGTTAAGGTGAAGGCATCCGAGCCGGACTTGTCGCGTCATCGTCCATCTCCTTTGAACCATGGGATGCTAGCCGTCGATggacagcatcagcaaaTGCTAGCTTCCTCGGCTGCATGGAGCGAAAGATCATCTTCTCGCCGGCCTGACTCTAGCCTAGGAAACAAGCCTTTCCCAGCTTCGCGTGGCCCGTCCGACGACATTCTTCACCACTACAGCATGACTACTCCAAGCTCGATAATATCGGAGAGAGCCAACTCTGCTATTGCCCCAGCTTTTGACCGGGCTAGCACTATCGGAGATGCATCTTCACACACCGGAAACTCAGAGTCAGATGCGCTCCTAGAGGAACTGGCTGGCATGGAACTTGGAAAGTCAAAGACCCCCGTAAGGCTCAAGGTCGATCCATTTACAATGCCACGCTGGACACCTCGCAGCACGGGAGGCTCAGATGCGGAGAATCTCAGAGGCAGCATTATCTCTGCTGTTCGTGGAAAGAATCACAAGTTGATTGAGCAGTTGCTGGATAGAGGAGTGTCTCCCCATGCAGCCCTGACCGAAGCTGTGAATCTCCATGATTCCGAAAGTGTTCGACTTCTACTTCTCTTCGGAGCAAGCCCCAACGAATCAGACGTCGATGGTATCACGCCACTCTATGCAGCTGTTCAAAAGATGTTTTTCTCTGGAGCAATCACTCTTCTCAAGTATGGAGCGGATCCCAACCTCTTGGCCGGGCCGGAGTTGGAATCTCCGCTCGCATCCGCCATCACGACCAATAAAGTCAGCTTATCGCATCTCATGCTCATGTACGGCGGAGATTTGTCACAAGGTACTCCGGATGGCAACACCCTGCTCATTGCATCgatcaacaagaagacacCAAAGAGGATGATTGACATTCTACTCCACTACGGGGTCGATCCAAACGAGAAGAACAGAGAAGGCAAGACGGCCCTCTTCGATGCAATCAACGCCGGTCGGGTTGACATTGTGGGCAGCCTTCTAAGCCACGGAGCGGATCCGAACCTCCCTGGTCCTAAACATATGCTCTGGCCGGCTGCCCACCAGACGCCTTGCCTGCAACTGCTTCTTAGCCATGGTGCTGACTACAAGAAGTGTCCCGGTATTATGGAGTTGGCAACCAGTCTTAACAATATCGAAGCTGTCCGCGTGCTCTTGAAAGCTGGAGTAGATCCTaatgccaagaaggacgGTGTCTATACTCCCCTCTGCACGTCAATTCGCGACAATAGAATGGATATATTCCAGTTGCTACTCAGCAATGGCGCTGATCCAAACGTCAATGCTAGCGAGTATCCTACTTTCAAGTGCGTTACGCATAATCGTGTTCATCTCCTGCCTGCACTTGTGGCTGCAGGTGCAGACTTGCATTCTCCTAAAGGAATCATGGAGACGGCAGTCAGCTCGAACAATATGGAAGCGCTGTCATGGCTGTTGGATCAGGGTCTTGATCCAAATGAGAGAAGTCCTAAGGGATACTCCCCACTGACAACCGCCATTCGAGAAACCCGCATGGAAATGATTGAAGTCCTGCTTGCTAGGGGAGCTGACCCCAACAAGCGAGGTCAAGATTGGCCAGTGTGCATGGCTGTGCGAAGCCCACCCATTCTTAGGCGTATCCTGTCGGTGCTTGCTGAGCCACGCGCCTACAAAGGTGTCTTGGAAATGGCAGTGGCGGCAAATCAGATTGAGTCTGTCAAGCTGTTGATCGCAGCAGGTGTTTCAGTAGAGGATAAGAATGGTGGAgtcttctctcccttgacCACGGCTATCCGCGAAGACATGAAAGAGATGGTCGAATTCCTCATCACCGATGGCCATGCGGATCTGAATGCTCCTGGTGAGCATCTTCCTGTTGTCAAGGCCGTCAGAAGGTGCCGTGGCGACGATACCGAGATTCTGGAAATGCTTCTCAACAAGGGCGCAAATCCTAACAAGGTGTACCGCGGCTGGAACGCTTTTATGCAGGCCGTCGAAAATGGCGATATGAGAATCCTGAAGCTTTTGAGCAGCAAGTTCAGTGTTGATCTAGAAGCCAGGGATGATCAGGGGCGAAACGTCATTGACATTGCCTCCTCTCGAGGCTGGGAAGAGGCGGTTAATATTCTGCTGGAGGGTAATTTCAGGCTTTAA
- a CDS encoding enoyl-(Acyl carrier protein) reductase domain-containing protein, which translates to MARLEGKVAIITGAGSGFGEAIAHGFVAQGAHVIVADIAVEGGKRVVRDIMDKKHPGGGSAAFLEFNVTSRSAWESGLAFAKENYGKLDIVVNNAGTTYRKQPSVDVSEADFDKIIAVNVKAIYLSVSVIMPYFLERKYGVYLNTSSVAGTRVRPGQVFYGGTKGFLNTITQGLAAEYGPCGVRVNSLCPLRGATGLLEMFSGVADTPEERERFALSVPLRRMTEPNDIAQAAIYLASDEATFITGVNLPVDEGRLAV; encoded by the exons ATGGCTAGACTCGAGGGAAAAGTCGCGATCATTACTGGAGCGGGGTCTGGGTTCGGAGAAGCCATCGCACATGGATTTGTCGCTCAAGGCGCCCATGTGATAGTCGCAGATATCGCCGTTGAGGGAGGCAAGAGAGTCGTTCGAGATATTATGGATAAAAAACATCCTGGCGGCGGATCTGCTGCTTTTTTGGAGTTCAATGTGACAAGCCGAAGTGCGTGGGAAAGTGGTCTGGCATTTGCGAAAGAGAACTACGGGAAGCTCGATATCGTTGTCAACAACGCTGGCACAACATACAGGAAGCAGCCCAGTGTGGACGTTTCGGAAGCGGACTTTGATAAGATCATTGCCGTGAACGTTAAGGCAATCTACCTAAGCGTGTCTGTAATAATGCCCTATTTTCTCGAGAGGAAGTATGGGGTTTACCTGAACACTTCTTCCGTGGCTGGAACTAGGGTGCGGCCCGGCCAAGTCTTCTACGGAGGCACCAAAGGATTCTTAAACACG ATTACACAAGGCCTAGCGGCCGAGTACGGCCCGTGCGGCGTCCGCGTAAACTCTCTATGTCCTCTAAGAGGCGCAACAGGACTCCTCGAGATGTTCAGTGGCGTCGCCGATACCCCTGAGGAAAGGGAGCGTTTTGCGTTATCTGTGCCACTGAGGCGTATGACAGAGCCCAATGATATTGCGCAGGCGGCGATATATCTGGCCAGCGATGAGGCTACATTCATCACGGGTGTAAATTTGCCGGTGGATGAAGGACGCCTTGCAGTCTAG